Part of the Equus asinus isolate D_3611 breed Donkey chromosome 28, EquAss-T2T_v2, whole genome shotgun sequence genome is shown below.
AAGGTCAGCCTGGATGGTGGTGGCCAGGAGGGTCAAGAATCACACGGATCAAACATCTGTGTCCTTGAGCCCCTCTCAGCTTCTGGAGCGTTCCCTGAGTTCAGGAAACATACCACCCAAGGGTCTACATGCTAGTATTCTCCAGCCCCTGTCAGCCAAGGGCGATGGGTGGAAGTTCCAGCGTACCCACGAGGATTTGGAGTTAAATGTATGCGATGGGCGAGGCGGGTCCCTCCAGGATCAGGTCGTCGACATCACTCAGGAGTTGGTGTTCACTGGCCGTGGCGACGTTTTGCAGGCGGCGGAGGCGGGCCTGGAGCTGCTCCTGCTCCCTCTTGAGCTCCAGGTAGGAGTGCGAGAAGGTGTGGAAGATGGACGTGGCTGGGAAGGCCATGATGAGGATCCCACTCAGGATGCTGCTGAGGGCCACCATCTGGCCCGGCACGCTGCGCGGGACCATGTCGCCGTAGCCCACGGTCGTCATGGAGATGACGGCCCACCAATAGGAGGCCGGGATGCTGGTGAACTCCAGGACCCGGCCGGACTCATTCTCGGCCACGTAGACCAGAGGGGAGAAGAGGGTGACGGCCacgcagaggaagaggaggagcaggcCGAACTCGCGCGTGCAGCGGCGCACGGTGAGGCCCAGCGTCTGCAGCCCCAGCGAGTGGCGCGCCAGGCGCATCACGTAGAGGATGCGCAGCGCCCGCAGCACGCGCAGCGCCAGCCCCACCTTCTCCAGGTAGGAGCTCCCGCCCGGCCTCTCGCCGTCCTCCTGGGCCTCGTCCGACACCGCGAGGGACACGTAGTAGGGGGAGATGGCCAGGATGTCGATGATGTTCAGGGGCCCCTGGAAGAACTGGCACTTGTTCTGGGCCTGGACAAACCGCAGGCAGAACTCCAGGGAAAACCAGGCCACGCAGACGGTCTCCACGATGAAGATATAGTAGCATTTCTGAGAGCACTCACCCTGGGGAGACAACAAATGCAGGGTAGAGAGTGGGCGGGCACCAGCGCTGGACACGGGGCGAATAACCAGGCCGAAAAGCGATTCCATGTATCTATATGGAGATTGATATcagtatagatagatagatatcggCTTATcagtatagatatatatagaggtagatatagatatacattcCATATATTAAATGTATTCTGTATATAGTCTATACATATCATATAATTTCTCTATTCTATGTTATCTGTCTATCTCGATTGAGCTCTGTGCTGTAGACCCTTAGTTGTCCCTTTTTACAAAACCCCctttttccatagctctcaagttgTGGCTGGGCACATGGCCGGTCAGCTGGATCAGAGGCCACCCTTTCCAGCCTCCCTAACAGCTAGGTGTGGCCAGATAACTACGTCCCCACCTACGGGATGTAAACAGAAGTGATGGGTGCCACCTCCAGTTCCAGAACTTACGATGTCCTCGTGAGTTCCCGCACACTCTTCTTCCCTGTGAGCCGCGTGCGACAACCCAGATGGCCCTGCCGCCCAGCTCAGAACCGGCAGGTTGGACCAACACCCCAGGGGAGGGTGGAGCATCCCAGGGGAAGGTGGAAAAATAGCTGGGTCTCGGAATGAGCGCTGCCCGCTCCCCTTGATCCTCTTTGCCAGAGAAATCAGCTTCTATTTTGTTTAAAGCCGTTCTATCTCAGGGCCtctctgttacagcagccaagCTTCACCTTTACTGAAGGagcccctcctgtgtgccaggcactgctttgGTGCTGTCTCTGAAGCCCCCCAGCGATGCCGTGAGCGGGGTTTTGACCTTGCTTTATGGCCCAGCAAGTGGCTCCGGCAGCTCACGTACACAGTAGAAACCCTCTCAGCCACTGTACTCTGTCTTGTAACTTCCTTGCCCACCatccctcattcattcatccaacaaagaTGGATGGAGGGCTCGCCACGTGCCAGGCCCCCAGCTGGGCCCTGGAGGTACAGCAGTGGAGAAGCAGACCTCATTTCTGGAGACTCAGAGGCTAGTGGGGCACAGAGGGCTCCCTCGTCCCCAGGGTGGCCCTGTGGCACGTGATTGCAACCGTTCACACGGGGTCTGTTTCCCTTGGGAGATTCCGGCCAGGCGGGCACTGCAGCGGATTCTGTGTTGTGTCGGTCACACCCCCCGCCCCTGGCTCCTGACAGAGAGCGCCACTGGCCCCTGTGCTGCTCGAAGTGTGGTCCTCAAATCAGAAGCATCGGCCTCCCCccggagcttgttagaaacgccagatcttgggccccaccccacccctgcggAATCAGAATCTGCAGTTTAACAAGACCCCCAGTGACTCACGTGCACGTTAAAGCTTGAGACCCTCCCATCTGGGCAGTGGCTCTCAGCTTCGGCCGcgcattagaatcatctgggggcTTTGGAAAATCCTAATGTCCAGGCTAGCACCtcagagattctaatttaattgATCTAGGTTTGAGCCTGAGCAGAAGAATTTTCCAGAAGCCCCATAGATGATTCTAATGTGGAGCCAGAGTTAAGAATCTAACTCTAAATGTTACATCTGTGTATCTATGatggatgagtgagtgaatgaccAAAGCCAGTTGCCTGAGTGAAAAGCAGGATGTTGACAACTGTAGTTTTCTTTGGATTAAAAAGCTctgaagtggaaaaaagaaattatttctggTGCCTGGGCCCACAGGAATACTAAaccgcattttttttttttgagcccatggtttgttttttttttttgaggaagattggccctgagctaacatctgttgccaatcttcctcttttttttttcctccccaaagccccagcacatagttgtatatcctagttgtaagtcattcaaagttctgctgtgtgggacgccaccacagcatggcctcttgagcggtgctaggtctgtctccaggatccgaactggtgaaccccaggtcactgaagtggagtttgctaacttaaccactcagccacagggctagtCCCTAAACCTCAATGTTCTTTACATCTGTCCACTGGAGAGACACAAGCTGGTCCATCCCATCTCTATTTGCCTGTCCAGGGCCAGGCCTTGACTGCTACCTGATCTGCTGAAGGGGTCGGGGGTAGTGGGAGTGCTGTTGAGGGCGTGGAGTCCAGAGTCCCTGTGACCCAGGCTCAAATCCCACTGTCCACTTACTTGGGCAAATCATTTGTCCGCTCTGGACTTTCCATTCTCTGCTCTGGGAAAGTCACTGTGATGGAGGGAAACGATGCATATAGCGTGGATGCAGCACTAATGGAGATGGCACATGTAAAAGTTTCGGGCTGCTGCACCTGCCGGCCCATGAGCCCTGGGAGCCGTCTTTATGAGATGGTCATAGACAGTAGCATGCCTGAGCAATGTAAGGGTAACTATACCCTCCTCCTATTGCTGGATGTTACAGGAAGCTGAGGAAATTCTGCAATGCACGGAGAGGCCTTTGCTACAACACCTTGGGTGTGCTTCAGGATGCTGGAAGGCTCAGGAGTTTGGGATCCCAATTCCCCATTCCTCCTAAAACCTTGCTGCGTGACCTCACGTGGTCACTgcccctctctgtgctttagtttctgATGAAGAGGTTGGAACAgagtcagtgtttctcaaagctgaTTCAGAGCCCCCTGCAGCAGAATCCCCCAGGGTGCTTGTtacaaatgcagattcttgggccccCATGACAAAAGCAAAACCCTAGCGCGGGGCCCAGGAGTCTGCATTTTGGCAAGCCCCGCAGGTGGACTAGAAGGCACCTGGAAGGTTTTCAGACTCTGGACCAGATTCTCCCTACAAGGCCTCTTTTGTCGCTGACTTTCTGGGAGATTCCCCCTCCGCTTAAGAGCCTCTTGTGGCCTAGGAGTGACCTTTCCAGACCAGACCCTGGGGCTCAGGAAGGTGTCTCCTGAGAGACAGAGATGGTTCTGGCTGGCATTTGGCTATTCAAGGCATGCACCACCCACTCCCTCCCCCGGCCTGGCCCGCCGCCCCCTCCCTGCACTGCAGCAAGCGCTCTGCCGAGTCAGCCCCTGCACTGCTGCTCCGCTCTGCATCCTTATACCAGCCTCCCGGCACTGGTCCTCGGAGAAATGCCCCATTAGCGGCCGGCGGCGCGGGGGTGGCGGGGATTTATGGGGCTCGGGCTGAGGAAATAATCCCCAGGCCAgccaatatttgaagaaaaatacaaaggaaggaaaggaaaaagttattttttctctctctgaggaAGTTTCCGGTTGTATTTTGTAGATAGGGTGAACAACTCGTCCTGGTTTGCCCAGAACTTTCGAGATTTGAGCACAGACAGTCCCAGGTCCCCAGAGCCCCCTCGGTCCTGGGCAAAccgggatggttggtcaccctgtCGGTGGGCTTGTCCCCGGTGGGAAGAAGGTGAGCTCTGATTCCTCCGCGCACTGCGGAAGGCGAGTCAGCCCCGAGGAGGTCAGAGGTGTGAGTGATGCAGCCGACAGACGGCTCTCATCACAAGATGGGGGGCAAACAGCCAGACGCAAAAGAGGATGCACGGTCTGTTTCCACGTGTGCAAAGTTCAAGAATGGGCAAAACTCGAGTGTGGAGGACAAAGCCACCAACAGCAGCTGCCCTGGGCGGGTAGGGACTGACTGTGAGGGAACATGAAAGAACGTTCCTGGGTGGCGGGAATATTCTCTATTAAACAGGGATGTGGGTTACACGGTGGATCCACCTGTTAAATTGTATGGCTAAGATTTTTACGTTTCGATGCCTGTAAATTTTACctagaaaactgtaaaataaaaataaaatgaatgataataataataaacgattggaggtggggagagggtgcagagagggagagagagagagagcgagaatGGCAGAATGTGGACCACGGTGGAGGCTGAGTCATGGCTACTTGAGTTCATTACATTATTCTGTTTACTTTGTAAATGCCTGAAATTTTCCATcgtgaaaagttaaaaaaaatcagagtcagaaatcaaaaccacagtgaggtaccGTTCCATGCTCATTAAGATGGTATGAttgtaaagacaaaaaaataagaagtgttggcaaagaggcagagaaattaGAATGCCCAGACATTGCTGATGGGGTTGTAAAATGGCTCAGCTGCTGTCGAAAACAGGTCGGTGGtccctcaaaaatttaaacatacatttgccgtatgacccagcaattccactcctaggtacccgaaagaactgaaaacattcaTCCACATAAAggttgtacacgaatgttcacaaCAGCACTGTTCAcgacagccaaaaagtggaaacaacccaaatgcccaccaactgataaatggataagcaaaatgtggtctggctgttcaatggaatattattcagccatgaaaagggaTGGAGCTACATTTACATGCTACAATTTGGGAGAATGAGGAGTAGCCGGGAGTGTGCgtagagtttctttttggggtgatggaaatgtcctggAATTAGACGGTGGCAATGGTTGCCAACTGTGtactgaaaaccactgatctgGGCACCCTAAAAGGGTGACTGTTAgtgtgtgtgaattatatctcaatagaaaagAGACCAGGGTCCCAGTCTGAGCAGCCCAGTCAGTGCCGGGGAGGCCGTGAGCGGGGGTCCCGCAGCCTTGCCCCGATTGCTTTCCCAAAGCTCCGGAGCAGAGCTGCTCCGAAGGGCTCTGGGGTCAGAGGGCGGGCAGGGCTTTCCGAGGGCAAAGCCGCTGGCCCTGGGGGTCTGTCTGGACTGGCGGATGGCTGCGGGTGCAGAGAGGGCCAGTTCCAGAAATTTCAGCTGGGAGGGACTCCGGTCTGACAGCCTTGACCTTGGAGCCTTCCTTGCACCCTTCCGTCTCTCAAGAAATGCCTGCTCCTCCTTCTGAACATGGCCAGAGTCGGCCGcttctcacctcctcctttgGAACATGGCCAGAATCAGCCACTTCTCACCCCCTCTTTCAGAACCTGGCCAGAATCACCCACTTCTCACCTCCCCTGTAGCTCAGTGCTGGTCCCACGGCTCCATTCGGGAGCTTggacctccctgcccctcctcccccttgCCTGTGAATTCCATCCTCTGTGCCTCTGGCCCTGGCCTCAGGTCCCGGGCTGTTTCCTCCGAGACTCTGTCGGTGCCTGGCCGCCTGGCCGTGCTGACTCATCTCTCTTcccgcctctcccctccccgaGAGCCAGTTGTCTCCTGGGCCTGTGCCCTCTgccatctctctcctcctttatGTCCCTCCCATGATCCTCTCCCCACGGCCCCCTCCCCTCGAGCCgcaggccccctcccctcccctcggcTCCCACCTCCCAGCTGCCCCCACACCCTCACCATGGGACACGGGGCTCTGACAAGTGTGTGGAACCGAGCAGATGGGGCGAGGAATGGGGCATGGAGATGAGGGAAGCGTGACAACGCAGGAGGAACAGTGCAAGGTACACTGAGTCAGGAAAGGTGGGCCCCATTCGGGAAGTGGGGAGTGCTTCTTGTTGGCTGGGatatagggaaaaaaaaccctaaaacctGAAAAAACAGGGTAAGAAGAATTCCCTAGAGCAATTACCAAATGTCATCGAACACAGAGACACTACAGAGAGTGGGTCAGTTCATTATGGAGCTGGTTCACGACCCGAGAAAGGGACAGGGGTCGAGGAGAAGCTGGCTCCAGCAAGAGGCCTTTTATTAaagggcagggaggctgggaggtggaAATTGCAGCCCAAAAAGTGACGGGTGCCCAAGAGCTCCGCTTGGTCTTTAAAAGTCTCTCTATGCCCTCCTCCTCACCTTGGCGAGATGCGAAACCACAGTGCAGGCCGATAGGGGAAGTGAGGAGCAGAGCCCGCAGGTCCTGCCCTAAGCGCCACCGCGGTCCTGCAGCCACCGAGGGCACTTTGCAGTCCGCTGTGATGTCTCTGTGCAGTATCTGTGAAAGCCCCGAGCAAACCTCTGGGGCGGGAGCAGCTCAGGTGGGAGGAGAAATGAGGGAAGGCTGGCCGGGCAGATAGAGAGCGGGTTTGCGCCTGCGCTGGTCGCCCCTGGGTCCCCAGCACGGAGCAGGCCCTCGGACAAGGTCTGTTGAATGCATGAGTGGATGAAGGATGGTGACAGGCACTGGAAACGGACAGAGACGATGTTTGAACCGACTGACCGCTGGCTCGGCCGTTGCCGTTTGTGTTCGAGGAAGCCTGGAGGTGGACGGGTGGAAGGAGTGTGAGTCCTAAAGGGTGGGTAAAAACACAGCAAGTGTGCACTGCGTGCAGCACACGGTAAATGGGATCATGCAGTCCTCAGCGCCACCCTCTGAGTAGGTGTCATTATTATCCTCCCTTGtaggtgaggaaacagaagcacagagaaacagAGCGACTTgtccagggcagagctgggatttgaaccctggacCAGCCAACTGGTCCAGATTCTGGCTCCTTTCCAGGACGTGACACTGTCTGCTGCAGTTTGGGACGTCTTGGTGGCagtaaagaggaagaaagaggagcagCGAGAGTTCAACTGCAGCTGACCACTGAGCTTCGGCCTCCCCTAGACGGAGGGGAAGGGCTCTGACCAACAGAGCTGCCCGGCAAGGGCCGAGGCCACACAGAAGGGAGCTAGGAATGAAAGGCAGGGTGATCGTCGTGGCAGAGGGCTCGGGCAGAGGGACGCAAAGAACCTGGGTAGTGGCAGCTTTCACCactggatgaacggataaacaaaccgtagCACACACtgatgatggaatattattcagccgtaaaaaaggaATGACATGCTGACACCCGCTACAACACGGGTGGACCTTGAGAACATGaggctcagtgaaagaagccagtcatgaaaGACAGACCACATGTcctttgattccatttatacgacaCGTCTGGACTAGGGAAACCCACGGACACAGACAGCAGATGggtggttgccgggggctggACGGAGAGGAACCGCGAGTGGCTGCATGATCGGCATGGGGTTTTGTTTTGGAGCAGTGGAGATGTTTTGAAACTTGATACAGGTGGTAGCTGctcaacattgtgaatgtgctgAATGCCGATGAGTTGTCCACTTTAAGCTGGTTGattttatgttacgtgaatttcacctcaaattTGAAAAATGGATCAGGGATGCTCAGAGTATAAGCTCCAACAAGGTACGAAATTTGCCTTGTCTCCAGCACCTGGGAGAATGTActcagtaggcgctcaataactGTTGCTGAGCGAATGAGAGGACAAATGTGATTCCCTGTTAACTAGCTCCTGATGagtggatgatgatgatgatgacggctCGCTGATCGGGCACTTCTTATGCGCCAGCATTTTCCCAACTGCTTTACGCGCATTGCTCCTGTAATCCTCACCGTAACTCCTTGAGGAAAGGGTCAATTGCATCCCCattatacaaatgaggaaactgaggcacaaggaggttAAGTGGCTTCCCCACGAACACTGAGTCAGTCAGGGGTGAGGCCAAGATTCAAACCCGGCTCGTCTGCACCCTGAGCCGTCATGCCAGACAGAGAAGCACTTACAAAGTCCAGCAGCCTCAGAAACTCAAAGTGCTGCCACGGCTGAGGGTATACACCAGAGGCAGAGGGACCCGGCATTGAAGGCTTGTGTCTTGGGGTCGCAAGGGGTCAGGTTTTAGAGCCAAGCAGAGGTGagttccaatcctggctctgcctatTACTAACCGTGAGCTTAAGAAGGTGACAACACtgccctggcctcagtttcctcgtctgtacaATGGGGAGGGGTGACATCCACTTTGCAAAGCCGCGGCAAGGACCGTCAGTTCATTCCATCCAATGCCAGCCTCACGCGAGCGCTCGTAAGTGTCGGTGCTTTCATCGCCTCGGGATGAGCTCCTCCCGGGGGTCCAACAGAGTCTGAATGCTCCCGGAGGGGCTCAGGCACTGGGCTCCGTCCTGTGGGCACGGCCTCCTCCCTCCTCGGTTTTAATTTGCAATCTCAGGCAGGGACCTTTCACCCCGACGGCTAAGTTTACTCCAAGGGGTGTTGCTGTGAGcagttagaagaaaaagaaggaaaactgctttctttctcctgtctTCTAACTCTGAAGGAGAAGTTCTGTGGGTCATAGCCCCGGGGTGTTGTCCCCCCACGGATCAGTAATTCATCTGAGCAGATGCTGCCAGACCCCTTGGGACAATTCAGGCCCCTTCGCCTCCCAGGCACGGCCGCCCCCCAGAAGCAGCTGGCCGGCGATCGTTAGCAGCTGGCTCGCTGGCTCCGGCCACTTTCAGACTGACATCCCTGAGGGCGCATCAGGGAGAAGAGAGCATCATCTTCTTATGTAAATGTGAGGCGCACAGTCTTGAAAGAACGAAGACTGCCTCGTCCTCAGCCTCCTGGCTCTCTGAAACAGACACGCTGTTTCTGAGGGTcgcacccccagcctctccccggATCCAAAGGCGATTTCACAAAGTGAAAGGAGTACAGAGATGCCACTGGCGTGAGCAGCAGCCCCTCTGGTCCAGGAGCAGAAATGGCTGCCCGACGCCTCGGCTCAGGCTTGGGGCTGCCCCGCTCGGCGTGCCTCTTGCCCACCTCTGACTTGATTCCCTGAGTCCCCGTTAAGCCAAGCCTGGGTCACACCCCGGGTAATTTTCAAAGTGTTAGGCTCTGAAAGGATCCTGTCCCTCTGCAGTGTCTAAATCCTGGCTCCCTGGAAATCCCTACGAGGAACAGGCTTGTGGAAACCTGGGGTTCCTTCCGCAACAGGGATCAAGGGCACCCGTGGGGGCCGGGGGCCGGAAGCCCCTTGTGTCGTCCTAATCTTTTTACTGCAGTGTCCACCTGGAAATATTTCTGTGAATAAGCAGGCTCTTACGTCACATGATTTTGtgctaaagaatgaaaaaaatgccTATGGTTGGAGCTGTAGCCCTCTCCACAAGGAAAAAGCTGTTTGAAAGTCAAAAACATTTTGGTTGGTTTGCTCTAGGACAAACATTTATAGTTTGGACAAGAtacatttcattcaacaaatattcattgagagcCTACTCTGTGTGAGGCACAGGCTTGTTCTCCATCTAAGTCCTTTCTATCTGGAAAGTTCTCTGATCCTACCATATTACCCTGGGATATACTTTTAAGGGAAGAGAACTTACGTGGACTGACGATGGTTATGGGCCATATTTAGGGTGCACTATCTTACGTATGTGTTTTGTTTATCGGCTCCCTCCGTCTAATGTGAGCTCCGT
Proteins encoded:
- the KCNG4 gene encoding voltage-gated potassium channel regulatory subunit KCNG4 isoform X1, with product MTSLAMPVPSRDRSLLPGHHRSRSCSPFSPLLPGAVEPPSIKGLYYRRARRVGARDASPVADLKKEILVNVGGRRYVLPWSTLDDFPLSRLSKLKLCRNHEEIAQLCDDYDEDSQEFFFDRSPSAFGAIVSFLAAGKLALLREMCVLSFREELTYWGIEEANLEKCCLRELLKRLEELAELRREEALQRQRDAGGPAAAASRWGLCMHWLRETVENPQSGLPGKVFACLSILFVATTAVSLCVSTLPDLRAEEDKGECSQKCYYIFIVETVCVAWFSLEFCLRFVQAQNKCQFFQGPLNIIDILAISPYYVSLAVSDEAQEDGERPGGSSYLEKVGLALRVLRALRILYVMRLARHSLGLQTLGLTVRRCTREFGLLLLFLCVAVTLFSPLVYVAENESGRVLEFTSIPASYWWAVISMTTVGYGDMVPRSVPGQMVALSSILSGILIMAFPATSIFHTFSHSYLELKREQEQLQARLRRLQNVATASEHQLLSDVDDLILEGPASPIAYI
- the KCNG4 gene encoding voltage-gated potassium channel regulatory subunit KCNG4 isoform X2, which codes for MPVPSRDRSLLPGHHRSRSCSPFSPLLPGAVEPPSIKGLYYRRARRVGARDASPVADLKKEILVNVGGRRYVLPWSTLDDFPLSRLSKLKLCRNHEEIAQLCDDYDEDSQEFFFDRSPSAFGAIVSFLAAGKLALLREMCVLSFREELTYWGIEEANLEKCCLRELLKRLEELAELRREEALQRQRDAGGPAAAASRWGLCMHWLRETVENPQSGLPGKVFACLSILFVATTAVSLCVSTLPDLRAEEDKGECSQKCYYIFIVETVCVAWFSLEFCLRFVQAQNKCQFFQGPLNIIDILAISPYYVSLAVSDEAQEDGERPGGSSYLEKVGLALRVLRALRILYVMRLARHSLGLQTLGLTVRRCTREFGLLLLFLCVAVTLFSPLVYVAENESGRVLEFTSIPASYWWAVISMTTVGYGDMVPRSVPGQMVALSSILSGILIMAFPATSIFHTFSHSYLELKREQEQLQARLRRLQNVATASEHQLLSDVDDLILEGPASPIAYI